From Mycobacterium lacus, one genomic window encodes:
- a CDS encoding acyl-CoA carboxylase subunit beta, producing MSTKTTAELLAELREKLELAKEPGGEKAAAKRDKKGIPSARARVHALVDPGTFFEVGALCKTPGDPNALYGDGVVTGHGLINGRPVGVFSHDQTVFGGTVGEMFGRKVARLMEWCAMVGCPIIGINDSGGARIQDAVTSLAWYAELGRRHELLSGVVPQISIILGKCAGGAVYSPIQTDLVVAVRDQGYMFVTGPDVIKDVTGEDVTLDELGGADYQATYGNIHQVVESEAAALQYVRDFLSFLPGNCFDDAPIVNPGLEPEITPHDLELDSIVPDSDNMAYDMHEILLRIFDDGDFLDVAAQAGQAIITGYARVGGRPVGVVANQPMHMSGAIDNEASDKAARFIRFCDSFRIPLVFVVDTPGFLPGVEQEKNGIIKRGGRFLYAVVEADVPKVTITIRKSYGGAYAVMGSKQLAADLNFAWPTARIAVIGADGAAQLLMKRFPDPNAPEAQAIRKSFVENYNLNMAIPWIAAERGFIDAVIDPHDTRLLLRKSMHLLRDKQQWWRVARKHGLIPV from the coding sequence GTGAGCACTAAGACCACCGCCGAGCTGCTGGCCGAACTACGCGAAAAGCTGGAGCTGGCCAAGGAGCCCGGCGGTGAGAAGGCCGCCGCCAAGCGCGACAAAAAAGGTATCCCGAGTGCCCGTGCCCGCGTCCACGCCCTCGTCGATCCGGGCACCTTCTTCGAGGTCGGGGCGCTGTGCAAGACACCCGGGGATCCCAACGCGCTCTACGGCGACGGCGTGGTCACCGGCCACGGCTTGATCAACGGCCGCCCGGTCGGGGTGTTCTCCCACGACCAGACGGTGTTCGGCGGCACGGTCGGCGAGATGTTCGGCCGCAAGGTGGCCCGGCTGATGGAGTGGTGCGCGATGGTCGGCTGCCCGATCATCGGGATCAACGACTCCGGAGGCGCCCGGATCCAGGATGCCGTCACCTCGCTGGCATGGTATGCCGAGCTGGGCCGCCGCCACGAGCTGTTGAGTGGGGTTGTTCCACAAATCTCCATCATTCTCGGCAAATGTGCTGGGGGAGCGGTGTATTCGCCGATCCAAACGGATCTTGTGGTCGCGGTGCGCGACCAGGGCTACATGTTCGTCACCGGACCCGACGTCATCAAGGACGTCACCGGCGAGGACGTCACACTCGACGAGTTGGGCGGGGCCGACTACCAAGCCACATATGGCAATATCCACCAAGTCGTCGAGTCCGAGGCCGCCGCCTTGCAGTACGTGCGCGATTTCCTGTCCTTTCTGCCCGGCAACTGCTTTGACGACGCGCCGATCGTGAACCCCGGGCTGGAGCCCGAGATCACGCCACACGACCTGGAGCTCGACTCGATCGTGCCCGACTCGGACAACATGGCTTACGACATGCACGAAATCCTGTTGCGAATCTTCGACGACGGTGATTTCCTCGATGTTGCAGCACAAGCCGGGCAGGCGATCATCACCGGCTACGCGAGGGTGGGTGGTCGCCCGGTCGGCGTCGTGGCCAACCAGCCGATGCACATGTCCGGGGCGATCGACAACGAGGCCTCCGACAAGGCCGCGCGATTCATCCGGTTCTGCGACTCGTTCCGGATCCCCCTCGTGTTCGTCGTAGACACCCCCGGATTCCTGCCGGGGGTCGAGCAGGAGAAGAACGGGATCATCAAGCGCGGCGGGCGGTTCCTGTACGCGGTGGTCGAAGCCGACGTGCCGAAGGTGACGATCACCATCCGAAAGTCCTACGGCGGCGCGTACGCGGTGATGGGATCCAAGCAGCTGGCCGCGGACCTGAACTTCGCCTGGCCCACCGCGCGCATCGCGGTGATCGGCGCCGACGGGGCCGCGCAGCTGTTGATGAAGCGTTTCCCGGACCCGAATGCGCCTGAGGCGCAGGCCATTCGGAAGTCGTTCGTGGAGAACTACAACCTCAACATGGCGATCCCGTGGATCGCCGCCGAGCGCGGATTCATCGACGCGGTGATCGACCCGCACGACACCCGGCTACTGCTGCGCAAGTCGATGCACCTGCTGCGCGACAAGCAGCAGTGGTGGCGCGTCGCGCGCAAGCATGGGCTGATCCCGGTTTGA
- a CDS encoding acyl-CoA dehydrogenase family protein, giving the protein MSEYAAEAVDRLAFSTPEKSERYRTENYPGAIGLNWYLTDPTLQHMMAYYLQPDELAFAQPHLTRIGDLMGGPVARWAEETDRNPPRLERYDRWGHDISRVVMPASFTQSKRAVLDAQQALRHEARRASVSPSLAMFASNYLLNQADIGMGCALGTGGGMVQSLVAAHAPADVADHVLAKFDSGEWAGETAQLLTERTGGSDLGALETTARRSGDAWLLNGFKWFASNCAGEAFVVLAKPEGAPDSTRGVANFLVLRTRRDGSRNGVRVRRLKDKLGTRSVASGEVEFVDAEAFLLSGEPSADSGPSDGKGLARMMELTNAARLGIALFALGNARRALVESLCYAGARRAFGGALIDKPLMRRKLAEMIVDVEAALALVFDGTGATNHRQPRSIRQRIAVPVTKLKVCRLGITAASDAIEIHGGNGYIETWPVARILRDAQVNTIWEGPDNILCLDVRRGIEQTRAHETLLARLHDAVSVSDDDETTRLVAGRIDDLDAAIAAWTKLDRDIAEARLFPLAQFMGDVYAAALLTEQAAWERETLGAERKALVARLYTQRYLADRGPLRGIDADSDDALDRFDELVDGAFDREQTQTRPIS; this is encoded by the coding sequence ATGAGCGAATACGCCGCCGAGGCCGTCGACCGGCTCGCATTTTCGACCCCGGAAAAATCCGAGCGCTACCGCACGGAGAACTATCCGGGCGCTATCGGTCTCAACTGGTACCTCACCGATCCCACGTTGCAGCACATGATGGCGTACTACCTGCAGCCGGACGAGCTGGCGTTCGCACAACCGCACCTGACGCGAATCGGTGACCTGATGGGCGGCCCGGTGGCGCGGTGGGCCGAGGAGACCGACCGCAACCCACCCCGGCTCGAGCGCTACGACCGGTGGGGACACGACATCAGCAGGGTCGTCATGCCGGCGTCGTTCACCCAGTCCAAACGCGCGGTTCTGGATGCCCAGCAGGCGTTGCGTCACGAGGCGCGACGTGCATCCGTGAGCCCGTCACTGGCGATGTTCGCGTCCAACTACCTGCTCAACCAGGCCGATATCGGGATGGGCTGCGCTTTGGGCACCGGCGGCGGCATGGTCCAGTCGCTGGTGGCCGCCCACGCACCGGCCGATGTGGCCGACCACGTCCTGGCCAAGTTCGATTCCGGCGAGTGGGCCGGCGAAACGGCGCAGCTACTGACCGAGCGGACCGGCGGTTCGGATCTGGGGGCGCTCGAGACGACCGCTCGACGCAGCGGGGACGCCTGGCTGCTGAACGGGTTCAAATGGTTCGCGTCCAACTGCGCAGGCGAGGCGTTCGTCGTGCTGGCCAAACCCGAGGGCGCCCCCGACTCGACCCGTGGCGTCGCCAACTTCCTGGTGCTGCGCACGCGCCGCGACGGTTCGCGCAACGGGGTGCGCGTCCGCCGCCTGAAGGACAAGCTGGGCACCCGCTCGGTCGCCTCCGGCGAGGTCGAATTCGTCGACGCCGAGGCCTTCCTGCTGTCCGGCGAACCCTCTGCAGATTCGGGCCCGTCCGACGGCAAGGGACTCGCTCGCATGATGGAGCTGACCAACGCGGCGCGGCTGGGTATCGCCTTGTTCGCGCTGGGCAACGCGCGCCGCGCGTTGGTCGAATCGCTGTGCTACGCCGGGGCGCGCCGCGCGTTCGGCGGCGCGCTGATCGACAAGCCGCTCATGCGCCGCAAGCTCGCCGAGATGATCGTCGACGTCGAAGCGGCGCTGGCGCTGGTGTTCGACGGCACCGGAGCAACCAACCACCGCCAGCCCAGAAGCATCCGGCAACGCATCGCGGTGCCGGTCACCAAGCTCAAGGTCTGCCGGCTCGGGATCACCGCGGCGTCCGACGCGATCGAGATCCACGGCGGCAACGGCTACATCGAGACCTGGCCGGTGGCAAGGATTTTGCGCGATGCGCAGGTCAACACCATCTGGGAGGGCCCGGACAACATCCTGTGCCTCGACGTGCGGCGTGGCATCGAGCAGACCCGCGCCCACGAGACGTTGTTGGCGCGGTTGCATGACGCGGTGTCGGTCTCCGATGACGACGAAACCACCCGCCTGGTCGCGGGCCGCATCGACGATCTCGACGCGGCGATCGCGGCCTGGACGAAACTGGACCGGGATATCGCCGAGGCCCGGCTGTTCCCGCTGGCCCAGTTCATGGGCGACGTCTACGCCGCGGCGTTGCTCACCGAGCAGGCGGCCTGGGAGCGGGAAACCCTTGGCGCCGAACGAAAGGCGCTCGTCGCCCGGCTCTACACGCAGCGGTATCTCGCCGATCGCGGGCCGCTGCGCGGCATCGACGCCGATTCCGACGATGCGCTGGACCGTTTCGACGAGCTGGTCGACGGGGCGTTTGACCGCGAGCAGACGCAAACTCGCCCAATTTCGTGA
- a CDS encoding DUF1918 domain-containing protein — protein sequence MKANVGDWLVIKGTTTELADQRGLITEVHGTDGAPPYVVRWPNDHVTTVFPGSDALVVTAAEQEQADERARHKV from the coding sequence ATGAAGGCCAACGTAGGTGACTGGCTCGTGATCAAGGGCACGACGACGGAGCTGGCGGATCAGCGTGGGCTGATCACCGAGGTGCACGGGACCGATGGCGCACCGCCGTATGTGGTGCGCTGGCCGAACGACCATGTGACAACGGTGTTTCCGGGCTCGGACGCGCTCGTCGTTACCGCGGCCGAACAGGAGCAGGCCGACGAACGAGCCCGGCACAAGGTCTGA
- the embB gene encoding arabinosyltransferase EmbB: protein MTQSASRRKSTRNRAISGAFASARKRVGVTRWVATIAGLIGFVLSVATPLLPVVQTTATLNWPQNGRLNSVTAPLISLTPVDMTATVPCGIVRDLPPAGGVVLGTAPKQGKDANLNALFVVVSTRRVDVTDRNVVILSVPREQVASPQCQRIEITSTRAGTFATFVGLTDPSGKPLRSGFPDPNLRPQIVGVFTDLTGPAPPGLRLSATIDTRFSTTPTTLKLLAIVGAIVATVVALIALWRLDQLDGHRMRRMIPANWRTFTLTDAVVIFGFLLWHVIGANSSDDGYILGMARVADRAGYMSNYFRWFGSPEDPFGWYYNLLALMTHVSDASLWMRLPVLIAGLVCWLLLSREVLPRLGPAVAASKPANWAAAMVLLTAWMPFDNGLRPEPIIALGSLVTYVLIERSMRYSRLTPAALAVVTAAFTLGVQPTGLIAVAALVAGGRPILRILVRRHRVVGTWPLVAPLLAAGSVILPVVFADQTLSTVLEATRIRTAIGPSQAWYTENLRYYYLILPTVDGSLSRRFGFLITAVCLFTAVFIMLRRKRVPGVARGPAWRLMGIIFATMFFLMFTPTKWVHHFGLFAAVGAAMAALTTVLVSPAVLRWSRNRMAFLAALLFMLALCFATTNGWWYVSSYGVPFNSTMPKVAGITVSTIFFVLFAIAALYAASLHFAPRGSGEGRLSRAVTSAPVPVAAGFMALVFVASMVAGVVRQYPTYSNGWANLRAFTGGCGLADDVLVEPDTNAGFMTPQPGDYGPLGPLGGVNPVGFTPDGVPDHTVAEAIVMKPNQPGTDYDWDAPTKLKTPGINGSSVPLPYGLDPARVPLAGTYTSGVQQESRLTSAWYWLPKPDDGHPLVVVTAAGKIAGNSVLHGYTPGQTVVLEYGKPGPDGNVVPAGRLVPDDLYGEQPKAWRNLRYARDKVPADAVAVRVVAEDLSLTPEDWIAVTPPRVPDLRSLQEYVGSTQPVLLDWAVGLAFPCQQPMLHVNGVTEIPKFRITPDYSAKKMDTDTWEDGVNGGLLGITDLLLRAHVMATYLSRDWGRDWGSLREFDTLVDAPPAQLDLSTATRSGLWSPGQIRIKP, encoded by the coding sequence ATGACACAGAGCGCGAGCAGACGCAAAAGCACCCGAAATCGGGCGATTTCGGGTGCTTTTGCGTCTGCTCGCAAGCGGGTGGGGGTGACGCGCTGGGTTGCCACCATCGCGGGCCTGATCGGCTTCGTGCTGTCGGTCGCGACGCCGCTGCTGCCCGTCGTGCAGACCACCGCGACGCTGAACTGGCCACAAAATGGGCGCCTGAATAGCGTTACGGCGCCGTTGATTTCGCTGACGCCGGTCGATATGACCGCCACCGTGCCGTGCGGCATCGTGCGCGACCTGCCACCCGCCGGCGGGGTGGTACTTGGCACCGCGCCGAAGCAGGGCAAGGACGCCAATCTCAACGCGTTGTTCGTCGTCGTCAGCACCCGGCGCGTCGACGTCACCGACCGCAACGTGGTGATCCTGTCCGTCCCGCGGGAGCAGGTCGCCTCCCCGCAATGCCAGCGCATCGAGATCACGTCGACCCGTGCCGGCACGTTCGCCACGTTCGTCGGGTTGACCGACCCGTCGGGCAAGCCGCTGCGCAGCGGCTTCCCCGATCCGAACCTGCGCCCGCAGATCGTCGGGGTGTTCACCGATCTGACCGGTCCCGCGCCGCCCGGGCTGCGGCTGTCGGCGACCATCGACACCAGGTTCTCCACCACCCCGACGACCCTGAAGCTGCTAGCGATCGTGGGCGCGATCGTGGCCACCGTCGTCGCGCTCATCGCGCTGTGGCGCCTCGACCAGCTGGACGGCCACCGGATGCGCCGGATGATTCCGGCGAACTGGCGCACCTTCACCCTGACCGACGCCGTGGTGATCTTCGGCTTCCTGCTCTGGCACGTCATCGGCGCGAACTCCTCCGACGACGGCTACATCCTGGGCATGGCGCGCGTCGCCGACCGTGCCGGCTACATGTCCAACTACTTCCGCTGGTTCGGCAGCCCGGAGGATCCGTTCGGCTGGTATTACAACCTGCTGGCGCTGATGACCCACGTCAGCGACGCCAGCCTGTGGATGCGGCTGCCGGTCCTGATCGCCGGGCTGGTGTGCTGGCTGCTGCTGTCGCGTGAGGTGCTGCCCCGACTCGGGCCGGCGGTGGCGGCCAGCAAGCCCGCCAACTGGGCGGCCGCGATGGTGCTGCTGACCGCGTGGATGCCGTTCGACAACGGCCTGCGCCCCGAGCCCATCATCGCGCTCGGCTCGCTGGTCACCTACGTGCTGATCGAGCGGTCCATGCGATACAGCCGGCTGACACCGGCCGCGCTGGCCGTCGTCACCGCCGCGTTCACCCTGGGTGTGCAGCCCACGGGCCTGATCGCGGTGGCCGCCCTGGTCGCCGGCGGCCGGCCGATCCTGCGGATCTTGGTGCGCCGTCATCGCGTGGTCGGCACGTGGCCGCTGGTGGCCCCGCTGCTGGCGGCCGGTTCGGTCATCCTCCCCGTGGTCTTCGCCGACCAGACTCTGTCAACGGTGTTGGAAGCCACCAGGATTCGCACCGCGATCGGGCCCAGCCAGGCGTGGTACACCGAGAACCTGCGCTACTACTACCTGATCCTGCCCACCGTGGACGGTTCGCTGTCGCGCCGATTCGGCTTCCTGATCACCGCGGTGTGCCTATTCACCGCGGTGTTCATCATGTTGCGGCGCAAGCGAGTTCCCGGCGTCGCGCGCGGTCCGGCGTGGCGGCTGATGGGCATCATCTTCGCCACCATGTTCTTCCTGATGTTCACCCCCACCAAGTGGGTGCACCACTTCGGATTGTTCGCCGCGGTGGGAGCGGCGATGGCCGCGCTGACCACCGTGCTGGTGTCACCGGCGGTGCTGCGTTGGTCACGCAACCGGATGGCGTTCCTGGCGGCGCTGCTGTTCATGCTGGCGTTGTGCTTCGCCACCACCAACGGCTGGTGGTACGTCTCGAGCTACGGCGTGCCGTTCAACAGCACCATGCCGAAGGTCGCCGGAATCACGGTCAGCACAATATTTTTCGTTCTGTTCGCGATCGCCGCACTGTACGCGGCCTCGTTGCACTTCGCTCCCCGGGGCAGCGGCGAGGGCCGGTTGAGCCGCGCTGTGACCAGCGCCCCGGTGCCCGTCGCCGCCGGCTTCATGGCGCTGGTGTTTGTCGCGTCGATGGTAGCCGGGGTCGTGCGCCAGTACCCCACCTACTCCAACGGCTGGGCAAACCTGCGGGCCTTCACCGGCGGCTGCGGGCTGGCCGACGACGTGCTCGTCGAGCCGGACACCAACGCGGGATTCATGACGCCTCAGCCCGGCGATTACGGCCCACTCGGTCCGCTGGGTGGTGTGAACCCGGTGGGGTTCACACCCGACGGGGTGCCGGACCATACCGTCGCCGAGGCGATCGTGATGAAGCCCAACCAGCCTGGCACCGACTACGACTGGGATGCGCCGACAAAACTGAAGACCCCGGGCATCAATGGTTCCAGTGTGCCGCTGCCCTACGGGCTGGACCCCGCGCGGGTTCCGCTGGCCGGCACCTACACCTCCGGCGTGCAGCAGGAAAGCCGACTCACGTCGGCGTGGTACTGGCTGCCCAAACCGGACGACGGACATCCGCTGGTGGTGGTGACCGCCGCGGGCAAGATCGCCGGCAACAGCGTGCTGCACGGCTACACACCGGGGCAGACCGTGGTGCTGGAATACGGCAAACCCGGCCCGGACGGCAACGTGGTTCCCGCTGGGCGGCTGGTGCCCGACGACCTGTATGGCGAGCAGCCGAAGGCCTGGCGCAACCTGCGCTACGCCCGAGACAAGGTTCCCGCCGACGCCGTCGCGGTCCGGGTGGTCGCCGAGGACCTGTCGCTGACGCCGGAAGACTGGATCGCGGTGACCCCGCCGCGGGTGCCGGACCTGCGCTCGCTGCAGGAATACGTCGGCTCGACGCAGCCGGTGCTGCTGGACTGGGCGGTGGGGCTGGCATTCCCGTGCCAGCAGCCGATGCTGCATGTCAACGGCGTCACCGAGATCCCGAAGTTCCGCATCACACCGGACTACTCGGCTAAAAAGATGGACACCGACACCTGGGAGGACGGCGTCAACGGCGGCCTGCTGGGCATCACCGACCTGCTGTTGCGGGCCCACGTCATGGCCACCTACCTGTCCCGGGACTGGGGCCGCGACTGGGGGTCGCTGCGCGAGTTCGACACCCTCGTGGACGCCCCTCCCGCACAATTGGACTTGAGTACAGCAACGCGCAGCGGACTGTGGTCACCGGGTCAGATCAGGATAAAGCCATAA
- a CDS encoding arabinosyltransferase domain-containing protein — MPHDGNERSQRVARLVAVVSGIAGLLLCAAVPLLPVRQTTATIVWPQSLTTDGHVTQITAPLVSGAPRALDISIPCSAMATLPADGGLVLSTLPSGGVDTGKHGLFVRANKDTVVAAFRDTVAAVAPRSAVAAGACSVLHIWAGVGGAGADFVGMPGAVGKLPTEKKPQVGGLFTDLKVPAQPGLSARIDVDTRFITMPTATKKIAMVLGALAVLGAILALAVMDRRSRGNHPPVSWRSLIAPRLAGAATWLADAGVIATLLLWHVIGATSSDDGYNLTIARVAPKAGYVANYYRYFGTTEAPFDWYLSVLARLASASTAGVWMRLPATLAGIACWLIISRCALPRLGPGKGGLASNRVAVFTAGAVFLAAWLPFNNGLRPEPLIALGVLVTWMLVERSIALGRLAPAAVAIIVAMLTATLAPQGLIALAPLLTGSRVIAQTIRRRRATDGVLAPLAVLAASLSSITVVVFRDQTLATVAESARIKYKVGPTIAWYQDFLRYYFLTVESNADGSMARRFAVLVLLLCLFGMLFVLLRRGRVPGLAGGPAWRLIGTTAIGLLLLTFTPTKWAVQFGAFAGLAGALGAVTAFTVARIGLHSRRNLALYVTALLFVLAWATSGINGWFYVGNYGVPWYDIQPVIASHPVTSMFLTLSIVTGLLAAWYHFRIDYAGHTEVKDNRRNRVLASAPLLVVATIMVLGEVGSMAKGAVSRYPLYTTAKANLATVISASPGPRPTSCAMADDVLAEPDPNAGMLQPVGGQTFGPDGPLGGVNPVGFKPDGVGDDLKSDPVVSKPGVVNSDASPNKPNAAITDSAGTAGGKGPVGVNGSHAALPFGLDPARTPVMGSYGENNVAATATSAWYQLPADWKEHIGAQPIVAVAAAGAIWSYKEDGDFVYGQSLKLQWGVTRPDGGIAPLGEVYPIDLGPQPAWRNLRFPLTWAPPEADVARIVAYDPNLSSEQWFAFTPPRVPVLETLQQLIGSRTPVLMDIATAANFPCQRPFSEHLGVAELPQYRILPDHKQTAVSSNLWQSASTGGPFLFTQGLLRTSTISTYLRGDWYRDWGSVEQYYRLVPAAQAPEAVVQQGFITVPGWSRQGPIRALP, encoded by the coding sequence GTGCCCCACGACGGTAATGAACGGTCGCAACGGGTCGCGCGGCTCGTGGCCGTCGTCTCGGGAATCGCCGGTCTGTTGTTGTGCGCCGCGGTCCCGTTGCTCCCGGTGAGGCAGACCACGGCGACGATCGTCTGGCCGCAAAGCCTCACGACCGACGGGCACGTCACCCAGATCACCGCCCCACTGGTTTCCGGGGCGCCGCGTGCGCTGGACATCTCCATCCCCTGTTCGGCGATGGCCACCCTGCCCGCCGATGGCGGCCTGGTGCTGTCCACACTGCCGTCCGGCGGGGTGGACACCGGCAAACACGGGCTGTTCGTGCGCGCCAACAAGGACACGGTCGTCGCCGCGTTCCGGGACACGGTGGCCGCGGTGGCACCCCGCTCGGCGGTCGCCGCCGGAGCCTGCAGCGTGCTGCACATCTGGGCCGGCGTCGGCGGCGCCGGCGCGGATTTCGTCGGCATGCCCGGTGCCGTCGGAAAGCTGCCAACCGAAAAGAAGCCGCAGGTCGGTGGCCTCTTCACCGACCTGAAGGTCCCCGCACAACCGGGGCTGTCGGCCCGCATCGACGTCGACACCCGGTTCATCACCATGCCCACCGCCACAAAGAAGATCGCGATGGTCCTGGGCGCGCTGGCGGTCCTGGGCGCCATCCTCGCGCTGGCGGTCATGGACCGCCGCAGCCGGGGCAACCACCCGCCGGTCAGCTGGCGCTCCCTGATCGCTCCCCGGCTAGCGGGCGCGGCCACGTGGCTGGCCGACGCCGGTGTGATCGCCACCCTGCTGCTCTGGCATGTCATCGGCGCCACCTCCTCGGATGACGGCTACAACCTGACCATCGCCAGGGTCGCCCCGAAGGCGGGCTACGTGGCCAACTACTACCGCTACTTCGGCACGACCGAGGCACCGTTTGACTGGTACCTCTCGGTGCTGGCGCGGTTGGCGTCGGCCAGCACCGCCGGCGTGTGGATGCGACTGCCGGCCACGCTGGCCGGGATCGCGTGCTGGCTGATCATCAGCCGTTGCGCGCTACCGCGCCTGGGACCGGGCAAGGGCGGCCTGGCGTCCAACCGGGTGGCCGTGTTCACCGCGGGCGCGGTGTTCCTGGCCGCCTGGCTGCCGTTCAACAACGGCCTGCGGCCCGAGCCGCTGATCGCCCTGGGTGTGCTGGTCACGTGGATGTTGGTGGAGCGCTCGATCGCGCTAGGCCGACTGGCCCCGGCCGCGGTCGCCATCATCGTCGCGATGCTCACCGCCACGCTGGCACCGCAGGGGCTGATCGCGCTGGCCCCACTGTTGACCGGTTCCCGTGTTATCGCCCAGACGATTCGGCGGCGCCGGGCGACCGATGGCGTGTTGGCACCGCTAGCCGTCCTGGCGGCGTCGTTGTCGTCGATCACCGTGGTGGTGTTCCGGGACCAGACGCTGGCCACGGTCGCCGAGTCCGCCCGCATCAAATACAAGGTCGGGCCGACGATCGCCTGGTATCAGGACTTCCTGCGCTACTACTTCCTCACGGTCGAGAGCAACGCCGACGGTTCGATGGCGCGGCGGTTCGCCGTGCTGGTGCTGCTGCTGTGCCTGTTCGGGATGTTGTTCGTGCTGCTGCGCCGCGGCCGGGTGCCGGGGTTGGCCGGCGGACCGGCCTGGCGGTTGATCGGCACCACCGCGATCGGCCTGCTGCTGTTGACGTTCACCCCCACGAAGTGGGCCGTGCAGTTCGGCGCGTTCGCCGGACTGGCGGGCGCGCTGGGGGCGGTCACCGCGTTCACCGTCGCCCGGATCGGCCTGCACAGCCGGCGCAACCTGGCGCTGTATGTCACCGCGCTGCTGTTCGTGCTAGCGTGGGCCACCTCGGGCATCAACGGATGGTTCTACGTCGGCAACTACGGGGTGCCGTGGTATGACATCCAGCCCGTCATCGCCAGCCACCCGGTGACGTCGATGTTTCTGACGCTGTCGATCGTCACCGGACTGCTGGCGGCGTGGTACCACTTCCGCATTGACTACGCCGGGCACACCGAGGTGAAGGACAACCGGCGCAACCGCGTCCTGGCCTCCGCGCCGCTGCTGGTGGTCGCGACGATCATGGTCCTCGGCGAGGTCGGCTCGATGGCCAAGGGCGCGGTGTCCCGCTACCCCCTGTACACCACGGCCAAGGCCAACCTGGCCACTGTGATTTCCGCGAGCCCCGGCCCGCGCCCCACCAGCTGCGCCATGGCCGACGACGTGCTGGCCGAACCCGACCCCAATGCCGGCATGTTGCAACCGGTTGGCGGGCAGACCTTCGGACCCGACGGCCCGCTCGGCGGCGTCAACCCGGTGGGCTTCAAACCCGACGGCGTGGGCGACGACCTGAAGTCCGACCCGGTGGTGAGCAAGCCCGGGGTGGTCAATTCCGACGCGTCACCGAACAAGCCGAACGCGGCCATCACCGACTCGGCGGGCACCGCCGGAGGCAAGGGCCCGGTCGGGGTGAACGGGTCGCACGCGGCGCTGCCGTTCGGCCTGGACCCGGCCCGCACCCCGGTGATGGGCAGCTACGGCGAGAACAACGTGGCCGCGACGGCCACCTCGGCGTGGTACCAGCTGCCCGCCGATTGGAAGGAGCACATCGGGGCCCAGCCGATCGTGGCGGTCGCCGCCGCCGGCGCCATCTGGTCCTACAAAGAGGACGGCGACTTCGTCTATGGCCAGTCGCTGAAACTGCAATGGGGCGTGACCCGCCCCGACGGCGGCATCGCGCCGCTCGGGGAGGTGTATCCGATCGACCTCGGGCCGCAGCCGGCATGGCGCAACCTGCGCTTCCCGCTGACCTGGGCCCCGCCGGAGGCCGATGTGGCACGCATCGTCGCCTACGACCCGAACTTGAGTTCCGAGCAGTGGTTCGCGTTCACGCCGCCGCGAGTCCCCGTATTGGAAACGCTGCAGCAGTTGATCGGATCGCGGACCCCGGTGCTGATGGACATCGCGACGGCGGCCAATTTCCCTTGCCAACGGCCATTTTCCGAGCACCTAGGTGTCGCCGAACTGCCGCAGTACCGCATCCTGCCCGACCACAAGCAGACCGCGGTGTCGTCGAACTTGTGGCAGTCCGCTTCGACCGGCGGGCCGTTCCTGTTCACCCAGGGGCTGCTGCGGACGTCGACGATCTCGACGTACCTGCGTGGCGACTGGTATCGCGACTGGGGTTCGGTGGAGCAGTACTACCGCCTGGTACCGGCCGCGCAGGCGCCGGAAGCCGTTGTCCAACAGGGCTTTATCACAGTGCCCGGCTGGAGCCGGCAAGGACCGATTAGGGCGCTCCCATGA